TCAGTGCCTGCTGGCTCCTTATTTTATAACTTAAACTCgccccccaccccttccccagGCACCCCAATGTCCTCTTAAACCCCTTTTAGTTGAGCCAAAGACGTCTCTCACTGGCCAGgccctggggagcagccaggaaggggacatggggatggggtCCCACGTACCCATCCGGGTTGTTGTAACCCCCTACCCTGCCTGGTTGGTTTGCACTAGCCCAGCTGTGCgtctccccccctccccatcccctttACTTTCAGTATGGAAATAAACGGCATTTCTGGCTGGTGGCAGTGGCTGCTCCATGTGGTGGGGGGGTTCACCCTGCTTTGGGGGGCGATGGGGGTGGTGGGATGGATGCAGCCTCGATGAGGATGCTGCGTGGAGGGACCAAGCCCTGCGCGtgctgcacccatgggtgctggggagaggagaCAGCCCCCGTGGGTGCTGGCACTGCGTCATTTATCAATCTTCATAAATATGCAGatgagcagcagggatgggagccCTCCGCTCAGTTAATTATTTAACAGGGAGGAGATGGCGATGTGCTTCGCTGGCCGCCTGTGCTGCGTATggctgcagcacccaccagctgATTCTGGGTGCTGCCCCTGCCTCCCCCCATCCCcaagacaccccccccccccaggacccCACAAACCGGGTTGTTTGGTCCCTTCTCCCAAGCATCTCTTGGAAACAAATGGGGGAAGCTCTGCGCTCGCTGCCATAAAGCCACGCTGCGCTAATGCGCTTTCATTAAGTGGGAGCGATCTAATGATAATAAAATGGCACATTTAACATTAAAACATTTAACTTGACTCCTAAGCGAGAGCGTCTCTGCACTGTTCCAGCTCCATCTTCATGGGGCTGACAAAGCTCCTTAATTTGTTTCCTGGGAGCTGGTGCTGGGTAGAGACAGCTTGGCACCGCGTGGCAtgggggatgctgggatgcagggaggcAGGGTACCAGAATGCTGTGCTATGGGGATGCAGGGGTGCAAGATGGAGGGCTACTGAGATGGGGGGACGTCGGAGTGCTGGGATCTGAGGAGGCAGGGACCAGGATGCTGTGAGATGGAGATGCAGGGGTGCTGGGATGTGGGGTGGAGGGGTGCCAGGATGCTggctgctgggatgctggagtATAGGGATGTGTGGATGCAGGGTAGCTGGGATGTGGGGTGGAGGGATGCTGAGGTGCAGCATTCTGGGTCACAAGGATGCAGGGATATGAGGATATGTGGGGATGCGTGGGGATGCAGGCATGCTAGCACACCAGGATGTAAGGACACTGGGATGCAAGAACACAGCTGCAGGTCAGTGTGGGCACAACCAGGGCCCCTCACCTACAGTGCAGCCCGGAGCACTCCAGGGAAGCGGGTGATGGCAAAGGGAGCAGTGCTATGGGATGGCTCCTCACCCAGGCTCAGCTCACACAGCAGCTTCCCCACCACCGGTGCCAGCTTGAACCCATGGCCTGTGGAAAGAAGGAGGATGCTGGGCTGGGCACAGGGCAGATCTGGGCACTGGGGGGTGCTGGGTGCCCTCACCTACCCGAGAAGCCAGCCCCAATGATGATGTTGCTGTACTTGGGATGCCGGTCCAGGATGAAGTCTCCATCCGGGGTGTTCTGGGGGAGCCAGGATGTGAGGATGCAGGGCCAGGGCTCCTCTCCTGCACCCATTATTGTGGGGAAGGCACGGCAAGGTCCAGCTTTGGGGTTGGATGCCCCTGGGGGACGCTCACCGTGTAGAGGCAGGTCTCCACCACGGCTGGCCAGGGCTCCAGCCCGGGCAGGTGGCTGCTGATGAAGCTGCTCAGGAGGGTGACATCGGGGCTGGGGGTACCCGGGGGCACCCGGTCCCGCTCGTCGGGGTCCGTGGGGCTGCCGTGGTGGTAGCAAACCTGGGGGGCAGCAGGTCAGGGGAGTCGGCGGGGGGACCCCCCTAACACCACCATACCCTTGCTCACCTTGACCAGACCAGGGTACTCGAGGGCTGGCAGCCCATAGATGCCGTGCGGGGCTCGGCTCAGCCCCATGGCCATGAAGCAGGGACCGGCTCTGCTTGCTCTCCCGGGCTCTTTCTCCTTCCAGTAGCAGACGTCGATGCGCAGGGGCTGGGGTCACAGCGTTAGCCCTGGCCATGGCCCTGCCACCCCATGGTGTCACCAACCCTCACCTGCAGCGGGAGGCGGAGACCCAGCGGTGCCAAGAGGGCACCGGTCCAGGCTCCAGCGGTGATGATGAGCCGGGGCGCTCGGTACACGCCGgcagtggtggtgatggtgagcATGGCCCCGGGCTCAATGTGCAGCACCTGCTCCCCATCCTGCAGGGTGCCCCCGTGCCGGCGGAAGGCATcctgggaggggatggggacaggaggtGGCTGCCGGGACTGAGCCAGAGGAcacccatcccatcccatcccatagcatcccatcccttcccatcccttcccatcccttcccatccacacccatcccatccctcctcttcccttcccttcctttcctttcccttcccatcccatcccttcccatccatcccatcccatcccttcccatccatcccatcccatcccatcccatcccatcccatcccttcccatcccatcccttcccatccatcccatcccatcccatcccttcccatccatcccatcccatcccatcccatcccttcccatctatctcatctcatctcatctcatctcatctcgtctcgtCTCGTCTCATCTcgtctcgtctcatctcatcccatctcaccccatctcatctcatcccatctcatcctatcctatcctatcctatcctatcctatcctatcctatcctatcctatcctatcctatcctatcctatcccatTCTATCCTACCCCGTTCCATCCTCTTGGCAGCACCCACCTGCACTGCCCTCAGCGCCCGGGCAGCGAACAGCACCCCACCAGTGCTGTCCCACAGGGCCACCTCTCCAGCGTGCAGCCGGAGGCCAGGGAAGTGCTGGGCCAGCTCCGTGGCATCAAGGACGTGGTTGTCCCCCAGGCTCCGGCGGCAGCCCTCCAGCTCCGGGTCACCCGCCggccccagcaccaccagcccGGTCCGCCTGTGTCCCACCAGCCACATCAGTTCCCCCTCCATGCGCTGACCCCCCCTTGCTTTGCCCCTGGGGGAAACCGAGGCACTGGCAAGGGTGATGCTTGGGATGTGCGATGCCTGATGTTAGGCTTGCTGGGTGGTACGGGCTATACAGGTGATAATGGGGATACGGGTGTGTGCGGTGATGCATGCGGAGGATCCGGATGCCAGCATCCCAGTCACACCACAGCCCCCCCCTAAATCCAGCTATTGCCATCAGCCCTGACCCCAGCAGAGGAGGATCATTTGGATGCTCATTTCCTTAATGATGCTTCCTTATGAGCCCCATAAATTACCCagggctggcagctgctgccgGGGCGGCCTCATCCAGCCCTGacacacagctcctgcagcccccaCGTGGGGGGAACAGTGCCCGGTGGGGCCGCATCCCCATTGCCATCACCTGTAGAGGCTGGTGCCGGCCTCGTCCTCCAGCCGCTTCCAGAGGCGGAAGCTGTCTGGCATCATGCGGGCATAGGGCACCCGGGAGTAGGTGCTGCGGGTGATGCGGCTCTGCCCATGCGAGCTGCCCCGAGAGTGGGGCAGGATGAACTGCAGAGCAGGGGGACAGGGGGGTTACCGCCAAGCCCTGACCCCACTGATACCTGGGGACGCAGCCTGCCCTGGTgctttcccagccctgtgctgctgcgAAACCGGGGTCCTGGCActggggacatgggggtccTGGCAGTGGGGACACAGGGGTGCTGGCACTGGGGGCACAGGGGTGCTGGCACTGGGGACATGGGGGTGCTGGCActggggacatgggggtccTGGCGCTGGGGGCACAGGGGTGCTGGCActggggacatgggggtccTGGCGCTGGGGGCACAGGGGTGCTGGCACTGGGGACATGTGGCAGCTCCACTCCATGCCATGCAGAGGGTACCCAGGTCTGCAGGCACCCACCCCAGCTCGTTGTCACCGGGGACATGTCAGGGCTGGGGACACGGTACCTGCTCCAGCAGGAGGGTGTCCCTGTGGCGCTGGGCCAGGTGATAGGCGGTGAAGGAGCCCTGGATGCCGGCCCCGATGACGATGGCGTCGTAGGTGGCCTGGTGGGGCTGGCTGGGGGCAGCCATGTCCGTCCTTGTTCTCATCCCTGCCGGCAGCCAGGAGCAGAGCCaaggggagggatggggcagagtCCAGCCATTGGTGCTGGAGCTTTGGccaccctccagccccagcagggaCAGTGGGAGCCGCATCCTTCCACCCAGACCAGCCTGAACGCCACATACCAGGGTACCACAGAGCACTGCACCCCTCCATCACCCGCACCCCCCCAGCAGGATCAGAGCAATAGGGTGGGATAAACGTGAAGGAAAAGTGTTTTCAGTAcatccccctttccctccctgctggtCCCTGGACATGGGGCTCAGCAACATCCCCATTTGTGTGCAATGGGAACCCCCCCCTTGCTTCAAGACAAACAGGCTGgttttttccctccagcacaaTTCATTACAGCCATAAACCATTTTGGTGCCatcttttgttgttgctgctatGTTTCTAACAGGAGATAGGGGTGATTTAGGGCTCAGAGAGGCCGGGATGTGAAGCCCCATGTCCCACTGGTGCTGGTGCAAATTATGGGGTGTGATTTGGGGTTTGAGGACACTCAGTGATGCTTTTGGGGGGGGGTAACATAGGCAGCGGCTGCCAGTGCCCCTGTGCTGCCTGACAGCTAATTAGGGGAATTAATTTACTCTGGCTTTCGTGGTGTAAAAGGCATTAGTTACTGGTTAATTGTCGTTATTATGAAATGTTAAATATCATTACTTACATTGCTGCTCGCATCTGATGATGGATGAAGCACTGGGGACCAGGCTGGGGGGAATTCCTTCCCCCCTTTCAAAGTGGTGCTCAATGGGTCATGGGGATCCCCCAGCATCATGCAAAGGCAGATCTGGCAgcagacagggatggggaggtaACGGGGCAAAGATGGGGAGCACAAGCAAAGGATGGGGTCCCTCACAGACCCCTCATCAGTGCTATTCCTCAGGACCACTAATGCAACGAGTACGTGCCGGCCTCAGCATCGCTGTGATGCCCAGGGCTCTGCATCACGCCGTGCCCCACTAAATCAGCGCATCCTCCCTCGCCTTTGATGTTACGAGTAATTCACCGATTTCCCCAGGTTTCAGCTGGCTTTTTTGTGCTTTGCACAGCGCCTCTTACctgctcttccttctttctttttgctgggAAGATGGAGAATAATTAATTATCCGTGAAACATTACATGGCCAAATGAACTCCCCTCCTGTTAACGGTGTGTTAATAGGTCGGGGTGGAAGAGCCTTGCTCACGATGCTGTGAAGCTGGGGAGGCTGTTGTGGGGTGCAGGGGTGGTTGTTGGTGTTGGAGGAGACAGTGACCATCTCCAGGGCTCTGTGGGACCCCTTAAACCATCTCTTTCATTGCATGGATGATCCCAACCAGGGCTGCTCCCATCTTGGGGATGTCTttaccccaaaccccaaacagcaGCTGCATGGGCTCATCTTGCATTGGGGTGAATTTTTGGGGTGCTACTTCAGCCCTGTGCTGGATAGGAGAGAGAACATGGTCTCTATCACCCCTGcctcttgtcctgggtttaaaTTAACCAGCGGCAATGCTCGAGACAGCAAGAAATCCATTTCCCAAAGCAGCCGGCGCGGGTCGGGAGAGcacagtaaaaatgaaatattcccAGTGCAGGCTGGGAGGATGGATGGGAAAACTCGGCGctggcactggcacagggtgggATTGATGGAGGAACAGCCTGGCTCGGGCTGTGGGAGCTGAGCCTGGATCAGATCCATGAGGAGCAGGACAAACTGGGATTGAGGAGCTTTGGCCAAGGCCAGGCAGGGCTCGGCAGCTCAGAGCTCTGTACCTGCTGCCCCCATCGCACATAttgcacccacagcacccactgcacccatTGCATTCGTTGCATCCATTGCACACACTGCACACTGGGCTGGCAGCTGGAGGATCCCAAAAGCCCATCACCACCCGTGCAAGCGCTTCATGCCGGGCTGTGCCAGCCTCATGCGTACTCCGTCAAAGTGCCAACTGGCACTTAAGGAAGAATTAGGGAGCCAGGATGCGCCCTGAGGAGCACAGCATCATTGTGCTGCGCTCACCCCCATTTATTTCCCCATCCGGATGCTTTGAAGGCACCTGCAaagggtttgtttgctttgtgtcaAACCCAAACAGGAGGCAGCCCCTCATTAGCAGTCCAGGTACGTGCTGGGGTAAGCGTTGGGctgcttaaaaattatttgaatatCATAATATCAAAAAACATCAATTTGGCCTCAAAATGTTCATCTTCCAAGCCCTACCAGGCCTTTGGTGCATTAAACATTGATGCAGCTACCGGCGGATCAAAGTTTTGGGTTTAGAGCTTGAAAACGCTTTGCAGGAAGCATCAGTtgccccctgcctgccctgcatcCCCCCTGGGATGAGGACCACAGCATCGGTCCCACCGCAGGCATGGGCTTGCCCGCGTCCCAAGCCGAGGTTTGCCGTGCTCCTGGTGCGCGCTGGCAAAGCAGGGCCTGGGATTAGAACTGCAAACCCACTGGGCGATGGTTGGTTGCGTGGGCCGGGGCTGGCCGGGCTGCGGGCGCACGGCGTCGGCGCGGGGAGGAGAAGCCATCTGGGCTTTGGCGGAGATGGGGAGGGGGTTATTCAACAAAGAGCCgggtttgtgtttatttttaacacacGCAAGAGCCGTCCGGCAGCCGTGCCAACGCcatctgcctgctgcagggctggcgGCCCCCGGCCCTCCCCAGCGGGCTGGGCAAGGGGTGTGAGCCCCTTGGAACAcagaatacacacacacaccccaagcTGCCCTGGGCCCAGGTTGCCCTGATTAGGGATGATGAGCTCAGCCCTAACTGGGGCTATTTAGGAGGAGATGGAGAACGGCAGCTGAAAGGAGTGGGTATCCAGAGTGGGGTGGGGAGATGACAtgatggggttggggggggggagagagatatgatggggttggggggggagaGATAtgatggggttggggggggagaGATATgatggggttgggggggagatatgatggggttggggggggggagatagGGTGGGGGGGGAGATatgatggggtgggggggagagaTATGATGGGGTGGGTACCGCTGAGCTTTCCACAGGCCCCCAGCCTGGAGGGCCGTTTGCATTCGGGAAGGGTGGTGTGTAGGAgacccgcccccccccccgcctccatCTCCCAGTATTTGCGGGCGCCGTGCTCGGAGAGTTACGGCGCGGAAGGAGGGGGTGGCAGGGAGGAGCCCCCCCCCCTCTCCGTTCCCTCCCCGTTCCCTCCCCGTTCCAGCCTGCAGGATCGCCGTGCGCCGCACTCGGAGCATTACGGcggggtgtcccccccccccccgcccaactCCCTCCACGGCCGCGGGATTGGCGGCCGCCGCACTCGGAGCGTTGCGGCGCGGCCGTGCCCGCAGCGCGGAGCTGTCCGCGGTGCTGACCGCCGCCGGCCATGGGctccgcgccgccgcccgcaCGGCTCCTGCCGCTGCTCGCCGCGCTGCTCGGGGCCACCGCACACGGTAAGAGCCGGGACCGCCAtcaccccccctccccgctcccctcCTCACACccgtgaccccccccccccacacacatacaccctCCCGTCCCGGTCACCCGCCCCATACACACCAACACCCCCCGGTACCGGTGGCCCCAGCCCCGTCGCCGCTAAACTTTGCCAACTTGCGCTCGACCCCGCCGCACCGGGGGGGCCCCCACCACCGCCTCGCCGTTATCCGCCGcaccccccctccctccctccctccggtGGTGCGGGGAGCGGGAGCCGCCGGGGCCGCGCAGAGCTGTTTGCAGCCGGGCTGGTGCAACGCCGCCCCCGGCGGGCGCCGGAGACAGCCCCTCTGCCGGTATTAGCGAGGGGGGGGACCCGCGCCCGCAGCATCGAGCCCTTCGACACCCCTCGCTGGCTGCGAGCCGGTCCCTCCATGCTGTGGGTCCCGGGGACGTTCGTCTCtgtccctcccttcccctctggCTCGCTTGGGGTGGCCCCTTTGGCTATGGGGAGGGCGCAGGGGAGATGAAGGGATAGTGGGGGTTGGTCCTTCCCAAGGAGAGCAGCCAACACCCAGCTCAGCTCCTTAGCTCTGCCACCCATGGGGCACGGGCAGCCTTGACGCCTTGCGGCTCTGCTGCCCCAAACCCCAAGCCTGGGGACACACCGGGGCTTGGGGTGCCCCAGTTCACCATAGGCAGGGTGAGGAGCGGGTGGGGATCCATCCCTGCTGGCCCTGgtggggtgcaggcagggctgcctgcGGGGCTCGGGcaagctgcaggcagcagccgtGCAGGGACTTACATAAACTCCCCAtctggcagcagagcccagccaggGAAGGGCGTCGTGGCCCTGTGCCCGCTGCTATTCCCGTCTCACTGTGCCGCCGGGAGTGATGCCACAGCCTCTTGCTTGGGTGGAGAGGGTGGATGGGGGAACTTCTGCATGGCAGCAAGCGCGGCAAGGCCATGGCACCCACATCTCCCACCCCACTGCATGTAGAGGGGTGAGGGAGGGGGGTGTCTGTGTGCCTGGTTCTGTCCTGGGAGCAGGGCTCTGGCTTCCCCCAAGGGAGGCTGGTGCTTACAGTGTCAGTTTAATGATTTCTAATGAGCAATTACCTCTAGTCAGTCCCCTAATTTCTGAATATCAATAAAGTTAATTAAACCCTGTACGTGCGTTTCCCAGTGTTAGAGGTAGGGATGCCCTGGGAGGTGCCAGGCTCTTCCTagggctgggagctgtggggtCCCATTCATCCTGTGTCCCCCGCAATGTGCTGGGCATTGCCCTTGACACTCACCCACCCGCTGCCTGTCCCCCAGCAGGCAGggctcccagcccagcaccctGATTTCCATGCAGCACCACCTTGTCACCACGGCCTTGACTTGGCATTGATGGGCTGGAGCATGCTGGGGATGCGCTGTGGGTCTGGGTGATACGGGTACAGGGCTCACAGAACCCTCACCCAGGCTGAGGGGATTGGTGATGTCCTCTGGATGGTGGCAATGCGGGGCTAGAACCCAGTGCCCTAAAGGTTTGGcccagccatggggcagcaCCAGCTGCCAGTACCCACAGGAGTAAGTGGGGTCTGAGCCCCACAGCACTGATGCAGCTGGGGTATGGTGCCAGGCATGGTTCCATCCgccctgccccactgcagccccttTTCCCAGCTCTCTAAAGCCATGGCAGGCCTGGCTTGTTTGGGGGATCATCTCTCCTGTGCTGAAGGGACCTCCTTGTAATGTGGGGTTCTTGCAGCCTGTGGGTTGTGATGGGTGGCACAGGGCCTGACTGTGCCCTCATGAGCTGTGCCATGCCGTCCAGTGTCAGCCCCATCCACCATGATCATAGGAGCCATGGATTTGGGGACAAGACATCCCTGGGGATGTCGGTGCTGGCTGGAGTTTTGGTGAGAGGAGAAGGGAGTGGGATCTGCTATAGGAATTAACATCGTATGTGCTCATCCCCTGCGTGCCTCGGAGTTCATCACTGCCACACTGCATGCGCCAGGCCGGGATTATGTGGATAATGCTCTTAAGCCAGAGGATGGGAGGGCAGGGTGCCCCATGGGGATGCAGGGCTGCACCAGCCGCCTCCATCATCCCCATGGGAGCCTGGCTGCCGCAGGACCTGCTGCAGATGGGGATGAATTTGGCATACAGCGCTGCACCGAGCAGGGCTGCCGGCCCCAGGCTCTGTGCAGGCACCTGGCAGAGCCAGAGAGTGGGAATGTGGGAGGAAAATGGGGTGCAAAGGGGTAACGGCTGGTGCAGAGCAATGGAGGGACCCTCAGATGGGAGCGGGGCTCACTGGGGTTGTGCTGGGGTGAAGGCCAGGGATGATCCCAGGATCCAGGCCCCCTGTGAGCTCAGGGAGGCCGCAGGGGAGGTGGATGGAGTTGTGTCTGCGGTGACTCTGGCGGGAGAGGATAATTTTGCCTCCGATCAATTCTTTAAATGCACACAATTGAAAGATTGCCTTTGAAAGCTGCCTATAACCAGGGAGGTAATGGATTCCCTCTAgtcacaggcagcagctccagagcgCCAGCATCCCTTCCTTTGGCTGTCAGAGGAATGG
The Lathamus discolor isolate bLatDis1 chromosome 14, bLatDis1.hap1, whole genome shotgun sequence genome window above contains:
- the PIPOX gene encoding peroxisomal sarcosine oxidase isoform X2 — encoded protein: MRTRTDMAAPSQPHQATYDAIVIGAGIQGSFTAYHLAQRHRDTLLLEQFILPHSRGSSHGQSRITRSTYSRVPYARMMPDSFRLWKRLEDEAGTSLYRRTGLVVLGPAGDPELEGCRRSLGDNHVLDATELAQHFPGLRLHAGEVALWDSTGGVLFAARALRAVQDAFRRHGGTLQDGEQVLHIEPGAMLTITTTAGVYRAPRLIITAGAWTGALLAPLGLRLPLQVCYHHGSPTDPDERDRVPPGTPSPDVTLLSSFISSHLPGLEPWPAVVETCLYTNTPDGDFILDRHPKYSNIIIGAGFSGHGFKLAPVVGKLLCELSLGEEPSHSTAPFAITRFPGVLRAAL
- the PIPOX gene encoding peroxisomal sarcosine oxidase isoform X1 → MRTRTDMAAPSQPHQATYDAIVIGAGIQGSFTAYHLAQRHRDTLLLEQFILPHSRGSSHGQSRITRSTYSRVPYARMMPDSFRLWKRLEDEAGTSLYRRTGLVVLGPAGDPELEGCRRSLGDNHVLDATELAQHFPGLRLHAGEVALWDSTGGVLFAARALRAVQDAFRRHGGTLQDGEQVLHIEPGAMLTITTTAGVYRAPRLIITAGAWTGALLAPLGLRLPLQPLRIDVCYWKEKEPGRASRAGPCFMAMGLSRAPHGIYGLPALEYPGLVKVCYHHGSPTDPDERDRVPPGTPSPDVTLLSSFISSHLPGLEPWPAVVETCLYTNTPDGDFILDRHPKYSNIIIGAGFSGHGFKLAPVVGKLLCELSLGEEPSHSTAPFAITRFPGVLRAAL